The Anastrepha ludens isolate Willacy chromosome 2, idAnaLude1.1, whole genome shotgun sequence genome contains a region encoding:
- the LOC128865812 gene encoding uncharacterized protein LOC128865812 isoform X1, translated as MSEVANIDKIEQNTVPVEQTVVEVEAASTPTSAEAETAASPEKQVVNNSIEAESAAGDAGTSAAEAAKIEESSPKVESKKTPVKRTPSKRMSFIERAQKESEELVKNMGGSLELDGGRRTRSSTRGTPTRATAVSTPPPAKKARTSPANASNTPSRGRGRGRKIDISEDSEEAKGLAEPPSAKTPEKSETPDKKQAPADKPNNKVSESIDESLPPAEVSEKSIESKGEEAVASASNIEESEDKTDAKADMEPISEEQQNDDEQVTSKEAEAEAPLVQKDDETPMDTGESVPAEEPLADKVVPDPTPAEKPTKLESTAEKTAASTTEQSAPIAVPKQLTPEPMDVDSNSKSSDVELVESAAPATSEDSVEVSVPASAAVESTAPLSGTETIQEANCANTNIIDAESAVNANNIDNTEADIVEVASQAPAPCDVGSVEYNVNTLNATNEVAAIAKTETTVDVANQPAVAESEVNANNDDSAKSGNDLCVPKVVSPSINNANNDGGVATIL; from the exons ATGTCTGAGGTTGCGAATATTGATAAAATTGAGCAGAATACTGTACCAGTGGAACAGACCGTAGTCGAAGTGGAGGCAGCGAGTACACCAACGTCGGCTGAGGCAGAGACGGCGGCTTCACCCGAAAAGCAAGTGGTCAACAACAGCATCGAGGCAGAATCTGCGGCAGGCGATGCTGGTACGAGCGCTGCGGAGGCGGCCAAAATAGAGGAATCTTCACCAAAAGTGGAGAGCAAGAAGACACCC GTAAAGCGCACTCCATCGAAACGGATGTCTTTCATAGAACGGGCACAAAAAGAAAGTGAAGAGCTGGTTAAGAATATGGGTGGCAGTTTAGAATTGGATGGTGGTCGTCGTACGCGTTCAAGCACACGTGGCACACCAACTCGCGCTACAGCTGTGTCAACTCCACCACCTGCCAAAAAGGCACGTACCTCGCCCGCTAATGCTAGCAACACACCGTCCCGTGGCCGTGGACGTGGTCGAAAAATAGACATATCAGAAGATTCGGAAGAGGCTAAAGGGTTAGCTGAGCCACCATCGGCAAAAACACCGGAAAAATCAGAAACCCCAGACAAAAAACAG GCTCCGGCAGATAAGCCCAATAACAAAGTGTCAGAATCGATTGATGAATCATTACCACCCGCCGAGGTCTCGGAAAAGTCCATAGAAAGTAAAGGAGAAGAAGCGGTGGCATCTGCTTCAAATATAGAAGAGTCAGAGGATAAAACAGATGCCAAAGCGGACATGGAACCTATTTCAGAAGAACAACAGAATGATGACGAACAAGTAACCAGCAAAGAAGCTGAAGCGGAAGCCCCATTAGTACAGAAAGATGATGAAACACCAATGGATACAGGGGAATCTGTTCCTGCGGAAGAACCTTTAGCGGATAAAGTTGTCCCAGATCCAACACCAGCAGAAAAGCCGACAAAATTGGAAAGTACAGCAGAAAAAACAGCAGCATCAACTACCGAGCAATCAGCTCCAATCGCGGTGCCAAAACAGCTTACACCAGAACCCATGGATGTTGATTCGAATTCAAAGAGTAGTGATGTTGAGCTAGTTGAATCTGCGGCACCTGCTACGTCTGAAGATTCAGTTGAAGTATCAGTACCGGCATCAGCAGCAGTTGAAAGTACCGCGCCGCTTTCTGGAACTGAAACAATTCAGGAGGCTAATTGTGCTAACACAAATATCATAGATGCAGAATCGGCGGTCAACGCCAATAACATTGATAACACGGAAGCCGATATTGTTGAAGTTGCCTCACAAGCGCCGGCTCCTTGTGATGTGGGGAGCGTAGAATATAATGTAAATACGTTAAATGCAACGAATGAAGTTGCCGCTATCGCAAAAACTGAAACAACTGTAGACGTTGCCAACCAACCTGCTGTAGCAGAAAGCGAAGTCAATGCTAACAATGATGATAGTGCTAAGTCAGGAAATGATTTAT GTGTCCCAAAAGTTGTATCGCCATCGATAAACAATGCAAATAACGATGGTGGTGTAGCAACGATATTGTAA
- the LOC128865812 gene encoding uncharacterized protein LOC128865812 isoform X3, translated as MSFIERAQKESEELVKNMGGSLELDGGRRTRSSTRGTPTRATAVSTPPPAKKARTSPANASNTPSRGRGRGRKIDISEDSEEAKGLAEPPSAKTPEKSETPDKKQAPADKPNNKVSESIDESLPPAEVSEKSIESKGEEAVASASNIEESEDKTDAKADMEPISEEQQNDDEQVTSKEAEAEAPLVQKDDETPMDTGESVPAEEPLADKVVPDPTPAEKPTKLESTAEKTAASTTEQSAPIAVPKQLTPEPMDVDSNSKSSDVELVESAAPATSEDSVEVSVPASAAVESTAPLSGTETIQEANCANTNIIDAESAVNANNIDNTEADIVEVASQAPAPCDVGSVEYNVNTLNATNEVAAIAKTETTVDVANQPAVAESEVNANNDDSAKSGNDLCVPKVVSPSINNANNDGGVATIL; from the exons ATGTCTTTCATAGAACGGGCACAAAAAGAAAGTGAAGAGCTGGTTAAGAATATGGGTGGCAGTTTAGAATTGGATGGTGGTCGTCGTACGCGTTCAAGCACACGTGGCACACCAACTCGCGCTACAGCTGTGTCAACTCCACCACCTGCCAAAAAGGCACGTACCTCGCCCGCTAATGCTAGCAACACACCGTCCCGTGGCCGTGGACGTGGTCGAAAAATAGACATATCAGAAGATTCGGAAGAGGCTAAAGGGTTAGCTGAGCCACCATCGGCAAAAACACCGGAAAAATCAGAAACCCCAGACAAAAAACAG GCTCCGGCAGATAAGCCCAATAACAAAGTGTCAGAATCGATTGATGAATCATTACCACCCGCCGAGGTCTCGGAAAAGTCCATAGAAAGTAAAGGAGAAGAAGCGGTGGCATCTGCTTCAAATATAGAAGAGTCAGAGGATAAAACAGATGCCAAAGCGGACATGGAACCTATTTCAGAAGAACAACAGAATGATGACGAACAAGTAACCAGCAAAGAAGCTGAAGCGGAAGCCCCATTAGTACAGAAAGATGATGAAACACCAATGGATACAGGGGAATCTGTTCCTGCGGAAGAACCTTTAGCGGATAAAGTTGTCCCAGATCCAACACCAGCAGAAAAGCCGACAAAATTGGAAAGTACAGCAGAAAAAACAGCAGCATCAACTACCGAGCAATCAGCTCCAATCGCGGTGCCAAAACAGCTTACACCAGAACCCATGGATGTTGATTCGAATTCAAAGAGTAGTGATGTTGAGCTAGTTGAATCTGCGGCACCTGCTACGTCTGAAGATTCAGTTGAAGTATCAGTACCGGCATCAGCAGCAGTTGAAAGTACCGCGCCGCTTTCTGGAACTGAAACAATTCAGGAGGCTAATTGTGCTAACACAAATATCATAGATGCAGAATCGGCGGTCAACGCCAATAACATTGATAACACGGAAGCCGATATTGTTGAAGTTGCCTCACAAGCGCCGGCTCCTTGTGATGTGGGGAGCGTAGAATATAATGTAAATACGTTAAATGCAACGAATGAAGTTGCCGCTATCGCAAAAACTGAAACAACTGTAGACGTTGCCAACCAACCTGCTGTAGCAGAAAGCGAAGTCAATGCTAACAATGATGATAGTGCTAAGTCAGGAAATGATTTAT GTGTCCCAAAAGTTGTATCGCCATCGATAAACAATGCAAATAACGATGGTGGTGTAGCAACGATATTGTAA
- the LOC128865812 gene encoding uncharacterized protein LOC128865812 isoform X2 has product MMGMPYFQVKRTPSKRMSFIERAQKESEELVKNMGGSLELDGGRRTRSSTRGTPTRATAVSTPPPAKKARTSPANASNTPSRGRGRGRKIDISEDSEEAKGLAEPPSAKTPEKSETPDKKQAPADKPNNKVSESIDESLPPAEVSEKSIESKGEEAVASASNIEESEDKTDAKADMEPISEEQQNDDEQVTSKEAEAEAPLVQKDDETPMDTGESVPAEEPLADKVVPDPTPAEKPTKLESTAEKTAASTTEQSAPIAVPKQLTPEPMDVDSNSKSSDVELVESAAPATSEDSVEVSVPASAAVESTAPLSGTETIQEANCANTNIIDAESAVNANNIDNTEADIVEVASQAPAPCDVGSVEYNVNTLNATNEVAAIAKTETTVDVANQPAVAESEVNANNDDSAKSGNDLCVPKVVSPSINNANNDGGVATIL; this is encoded by the exons ATGATGGGTATGCCCTACTTCCAG GTAAAGCGCACTCCATCGAAACGGATGTCTTTCATAGAACGGGCACAAAAAGAAAGTGAAGAGCTGGTTAAGAATATGGGTGGCAGTTTAGAATTGGATGGTGGTCGTCGTACGCGTTCAAGCACACGTGGCACACCAACTCGCGCTACAGCTGTGTCAACTCCACCACCTGCCAAAAAGGCACGTACCTCGCCCGCTAATGCTAGCAACACACCGTCCCGTGGCCGTGGACGTGGTCGAAAAATAGACATATCAGAAGATTCGGAAGAGGCTAAAGGGTTAGCTGAGCCACCATCGGCAAAAACACCGGAAAAATCAGAAACCCCAGACAAAAAACAG GCTCCGGCAGATAAGCCCAATAACAAAGTGTCAGAATCGATTGATGAATCATTACCACCCGCCGAGGTCTCGGAAAAGTCCATAGAAAGTAAAGGAGAAGAAGCGGTGGCATCTGCTTCAAATATAGAAGAGTCAGAGGATAAAACAGATGCCAAAGCGGACATGGAACCTATTTCAGAAGAACAACAGAATGATGACGAACAAGTAACCAGCAAAGAAGCTGAAGCGGAAGCCCCATTAGTACAGAAAGATGATGAAACACCAATGGATACAGGGGAATCTGTTCCTGCGGAAGAACCTTTAGCGGATAAAGTTGTCCCAGATCCAACACCAGCAGAAAAGCCGACAAAATTGGAAAGTACAGCAGAAAAAACAGCAGCATCAACTACCGAGCAATCAGCTCCAATCGCGGTGCCAAAACAGCTTACACCAGAACCCATGGATGTTGATTCGAATTCAAAGAGTAGTGATGTTGAGCTAGTTGAATCTGCGGCACCTGCTACGTCTGAAGATTCAGTTGAAGTATCAGTACCGGCATCAGCAGCAGTTGAAAGTACCGCGCCGCTTTCTGGAACTGAAACAATTCAGGAGGCTAATTGTGCTAACACAAATATCATAGATGCAGAATCGGCGGTCAACGCCAATAACATTGATAACACGGAAGCCGATATTGTTGAAGTTGCCTCACAAGCGCCGGCTCCTTGTGATGTGGGGAGCGTAGAATATAATGTAAATACGTTAAATGCAACGAATGAAGTTGCCGCTATCGCAAAAACTGAAACAACTGTAGACGTTGCCAACCAACCTGCTGTAGCAGAAAGCGAAGTCAATGCTAACAATGATGATAGTGCTAAGTCAGGAAATGATTTAT GTGTCCCAAAAGTTGTATCGCCATCGATAAACAATGCAAATAACGATGGTGGTGTAGCAACGATATTGTAA
- the LOC128865828 gene encoding deoxyhypusine hydroxylase, which produces MVTQEEVKAIGAVLNSKERPLKERFRALFTLKNLGGATAIEEISRGFTDDSALLKHELAYCLGQMQDKKAINILTKVLADTTQEPMVRHEAGEALGAISAPEVIPILEQYKEDPVVEVAETCLIALERVRWHQSGQKVDDNNPYSSVDPSPPTAGDKTVEELKTIYLDAKHSLFDRYRAMFSLRNLRTPESVLAIAEGLKDSSALFRHEVAFVLGQIQEPCSIPYLKENLEDRNENEMVRHECAEALGAIATEECINILNRFAEDEQRVVKESCEIALDMCEYENSPEFQYADGLAKMSC; this is translated from the coding sequence ATGGTGACCCAAGAGGAAGTAAAGGCCATCGGTGCAGTACTAAATAGTAAAGAACGCCCACTGAAAGAACGTTTTCGTGCATTATTTACACTAAAAAATCTTGGAGGCGCTACAGCAATAGAAGAAATCAGTCGGGGATTCACAGATGACTCAGCGCTGTTAAAGCATGAGCTAGCGTATTGTCTTGGACAAATGCAAGATAAAAaagctataaatattttaacaaaagttCTCGCTGATACAACACAAGAACCGATGGTTCGTCATGAAGCCGGTGAAGCACTTGGCGCTATCAGTGCACCTGAAGTTATACCGATATTGGAGCAGTACAAAGAGGACCCTGTAGTAGAAGTAGCAGAAACATGTTTAATTGCACTAGAACGTGTTCGCTGGCATCAAAGCGGACAAAAAGTAGATGATAACAATCCCTATTCATCTGTCGATCCCTCACCCCCTACGGCTGGTGACAAAACAGTTGAAGAGCTAAAAACAATCTATTTAGATGCAAAGCATAGTTTGTTTGATCGCTACCGCGCTATGTTCAGCCTTCGGAATCTACGAACCCCTGAAAGTGTTTTAGCCATCGCAGAAGGCTTGAAAGACTCTTCAGCACTATTTCGGCACGAGGTAGCATTTGTATTGGGTCAAATACAAGAACCTTGCAGTATTCCTTATCTTAAGGAGAATTTAGAAGATCGAAACGAAAATGAAATGGTACGTCACGAGTGTGCCGAAGCTTTGGGGGCAATTGCTACAGAAGAATGTATTAATATACTAAACCGCTTCGCAGAGGATGAACAACGCGTCGTAAAGGAGAGTTGTGAGATAGCATTGGATATGTGCGAGTATGAGAACAGCCCGGAATTCCAGTATGCAGATGGtttagctaaaatgagttgctGA